GGATGCCGTGAATGAAGTTCCACCCGCCTCTGGGGAATTGGTGGCGGCAGATGAACAGTATCATCAGCTAATTAGTGATTGGCTCATTCAATTTGGTGTTGAGGCGGATGAACCAATCACGAGACAGGGTGCCGACAAGCTGGCAGCACAATTTTTTAAAAACCGATCCGTTTATTTATGGATGGTTGATGGAAAGCCAGTGTCCATGGTAAATCGGTCAAGAAGAACGAAAAACGGTGCAACGATCAATGCTGTATTTACGCCTGATGCGTATAAACGCAATGGGTATGCGACTAGCTCGGTCGCGGCACTAAGCACGAAATTGCTAAAGGATGGGGTGCAGTTTTGCAGTCTTTATACAGATGAGGATTATCCAACATCAAATCGCATTTATAAAAAAATTGGCTATTACCAGGTTGGGTCGTCCGTAGTATATGAATTTAATCGTAAATAAGAAAAACGCAGGTGTCCATGGCGCCTGCGCTTTTTAGAGATTCTAATAGTTGCTAAACAGTAGCTTTTAAATCAATGCGTCTTCTTCATCCTCCTGTGAGCGGACGTATGTCTGATAAAAGTGTACAATAATGGTTTTGACGATTGCATAAAATGGAACCGCAAACAAGATACCTAAGAATCCTGCAATACTTCCCGCTGCCAGGATGATGGTAATGATTGTCAGCGGATGCAATGCTAATGCCCGGCCCATCACATTTGGCGAGATTAGATTGCCTTCAATCTGCTGCGCTACGACCATTACCACGCCAACCCATACTGCCATCATTGGATCTTGGAAAAATCCCACAATTACAGCAGGAACGACAGCGATAAATGGACCGATAAATGGAATGACACACATTAACATTCCGAATAACGCCAGAGTCAGCGCATAATGTAAATCAATGATTAGGTAGCCGATAAAAAGCAGTACGCCAATTGCAAAGCTGACAAGAAGCTGTCCCTGTATATAGGATGTTAGTGTTTCATCTATTTTGTGCAGGAGGCTTTTAAGGTTTTTAGCCTTTTTTTCTGAAAAGATCTGTGTAACAAATGGAACAAACTTTTCCCCATCCTTAAGCATAAAGAATAAGAAGAATGGCACAAGTACCAAGGCAAAGACAAAACCAATTAACTGCCCGATAAAGCCAAATAAAAATGACATCGCAACCTCAATGTAGGATTGGAGATTAGATGTAATATCATTTAATGTATCTTCAAAATTCTTCGGAAGCATATCCTGATTCGATTGCCAATAGGTGATTAAATCCTGTGCACCTTCGACCATTTTGGGAATATTTTCGATCAGGTTGGCAAATTGCTTTTGAGCAATCGGTGCGATATATGTTGCAATTAAATAAATGACTAGCGAGATTAATAAAAATACAATAATTATCGAAAACACACGATGAACTTTATATTTATCCAACAGGCGGACAATTGGCTTGGTTAAATAAAACAGTACACCTGCTCCGACGATTGGGATAGCTACTGCACCTATATATTTAAAGATTGGGTCAAATATAAAATCCGTTACAGAGATTAATAGAATTAAAAGAAACACCATGATGAATAATGTGAGTGTCTGGAACCATCGTTTTTTGAACAAACCGATCACAACTTTCTGATTTAAAAATGGATAGATATCTTTCATTTTAACTGTAAATGGATATAATAGGAAGAGAATTATTCAAGTACTGATAGTTTTTTCCAAATATGCTTATTGGCAAACGTTCTATATAGGTAAATAGAATTATAATTAATATTATGCTAAAATCTAAAGATACATAATCAGCGGTGAAATAGGGGATATAT
This Virgibacillus phasianinus DNA region includes the following protein-coding sequences:
- a CDS encoding AI-2E family transporter — encoded protein: MIGLFKKRWFQTLTLFIMVFLLILLISVTDFIFDPIFKYIGAVAIPIVGAGVLFYLTKPIVRLLDKYKVHRVFSIIIVFLLISLVIYLIATYIAPIAQKQFANLIENIPKMVEGAQDLITYWQSNQDMLPKNFEDTLNDITSNLQSYIEVAMSFLFGFIGQLIGFVFALVLVPFFLFFMLKDGEKFVPFVTQIFSEKKAKNLKSLLHKIDETLTSYIQGQLLVSFAIGVLLFIGYLIIDLHYALTLALFGMLMCVIPFIGPFIAVVPAVIVGFFQDPMMAVWVGVVMVVAQQIEGNLISPNVMGRALALHPLTIITIILAAGSIAGFLGILFAVPFYAIVKTIIVHFYQTYVRSQEDEEDALI
- a CDS encoding GNAT family N-acetyltransferase; protein product: MNINFEKDVRTYTELVEPLLLKNEACNNLMLGILNRIAEGDAPYNDVNFGYVVEDGEVIYAFMQTPPNNWIFPDLDSVTEDVPRKIAAFLHHKKVNVPGVLGPDYLVKPFVEKWGNLHDVTSNIHMRQLVYQLDAVNEVPPASGELVAADEQYHQLISDWLIQFGVEADEPITRQGADKLAAQFFKNRSVYLWMVDGKPVSMVNRSRRTKNGATINAVFTPDAYKRNGYATSSVAALSTKLLKDGVQFCSLYTDEDYPTSNRIYKKIGYYQVGSSVVYEFNRK